One Flavobacteriales bacterium genomic window carries:
- a CDS encoding Crp/Fnr family transcriptional regulator encodes MDALAQIKKYYQGLNPDIPQDAWNAFEHLLEVKTLEKGEFITVPGDISNEVCFVAEGLMALYVNMEDRKMVLEFFEENTYCCDYESFLTRKPSRLYMEAMEKTTLVNLKFDDLQYVYSLGASFERMGRLIAEYLYICISHKSSSLLTESPEQRYQELMQTRPYLFQRLPLYLIASYLGITPESLSRIRKRMLVKAGN; translated from the coding sequence ATGGATGCATTGGCACAGATAAAAAAATATTATCAGGGACTCAATCCCGATATTCCTCAAGATGCCTGGAATGCGTTTGAACATTTGCTTGAAGTAAAGACGCTGGAAAAAGGAGAATTCATCACCGTACCCGGTGATATTAGCAATGAAGTCTGTTTTGTTGCAGAAGGTTTAATGGCACTTTATGTCAATATGGAGGACCGCAAAATGGTGCTCGAGTTTTTTGAAGAAAACACCTATTGTTGCGACTACGAAAGTTTTTTAACCCGCAAGCCATCGCGTTTATATATGGAGGCCATGGAAAAAACAACCCTGGTCAATCTAAAATTTGATGATCTCCAGTATGTTTATTCACTGGGCGCTTCGTTTGAACGCATGGGGCGATTGATTGCTGAATATTTATACATCTGTATTTCGCATAAAAGTTCTTCATTGTTAACGGAAAGTCCGGAACAACGCTATCAGGAATTGATGCAGACCCGACCTTATTTGTTTCAGCGTTTGCCCTTGTATCTCATTGCATCTTATCTGGGAATCACACCGGAATCTTTAAGTCGTATTCGTAAACGCATGTTGGTTAAAGCGGGAAATTGA